Proteins from a genomic interval of Candidatus Methanoperedens sp.:
- a CDS encoding cytochrome P460 family protein → MIKRGMGYILTSISIVLLLVVSGCVSTQPIPTTPPGTPAPATPVPAPRIDRVGFPEGYQTNFKLFYVFDRPDNKRVLVVYANDNASLLKPGQLFPYGSILAMETYSTKQDASGNIQKDADGHYIRDQLQGVLVMRKELGFGAEYQNVRNDEWEYAAYRPNKTVLVPPQNTYACAACHLAAHDKDYVFQKDLFFVPGKYGALPVAGQNEVFISSMSFRPATLQVKAGTTVRWVNYDVIAHSVVENNQSFASSILNPGDSFNQTFSQAGTFDYVCGIHPQLMKGKIEVKE, encoded by the coding sequence TTGATTAAGCGAGGAATGGGATATATCTTAACATCTATTAGTATCGTATTATTGTTAGTAGTTTCAGGTTGTGTGAGCACGCAGCCGATCCCTACAACACCGCCGGGAACACCAGCGCCAGCCACACCAGTGCCCGCCCCTAGAATAGATCGCGTGGGTTTCCCTGAAGGCTATCAGACAAACTTTAAATTATTCTATGTGTTCGACAGGCCAGATAATAAACGGGTGCTCGTGGTTTACGCCAATGACAATGCTTCCTTATTGAAACCAGGCCAGCTATTTCCTTATGGCAGCATCCTGGCCATGGAGACATATAGCACCAAGCAGGACGCTTCGGGCAATATACAGAAAGATGCTGACGGCCACTATATACGCGATCAACTCCAGGGCGTTCTTGTGATGCGTAAAGAACTGGGCTTTGGCGCAGAATATCAAAACGTGCGCAATGACGAATGGGAATATGCGGCATACCGCCCGAATAAAACCGTCCTCGTACCGCCTCAGAATACCTATGCATGCGCTGCCTGCCACCTGGCTGCCCACGACAAAGATTATGTCTTCCAGAAGGACTTGTTCTTTGTCCCTGGAAAGTATGGCGCCTTGCCTGTAGCAGGTCAGAACGAGGTTTTCATCTCCTCGATGAGCTTCAGGCCAGCTACGCTGCAGGTTAAAGCCGGTACCACAGTTAGATGGGTCAATTATGATGTGATAGCACATTCTGTGGTTGAGAACAATCAGTCGTTTGCTTCATCTATACTTAATCCCGGGGATTCTTTCAATCAAACTTTCAGCCAAGCCGGGACTTTCGACTACGTTTGCGGAATTCATCCACAGCTTATGAAAGGTAAGATCGAAGTAAAGGAGTAG
- a CDS encoding sugar phosphate isomerase/epimerase, translated as MRLSCSSLFLWEYSVYEIMEILLEAGIKRVEFWAETPDFWAVRNDGTSIVILEEAISMMPEGCTLHAPILDLNAASYNDLVYEATIKETLWSLELASRLGARLVTIHPGKRTVHRTPTNEDWDKFLKYLVTAGKRADSLDLDLSLENSMPGISSMCSTPDEMKEVLDDFPGLSFTLDITHAFIQSSNTALSFIEELGDRIINVHIGGPHDGKPHYPSHMVKGLDKVLSALRDTGYNGDLTMEIDDKVYSKPLSREDKIMELIKEREHLELIFGG; from the coding sequence ATGAGGCTCTCGTGTTCATCCCTGTTCCTCTGGGAATACAGTGTCTATGAAATAATGGAGATACTGCTGGAGGCCGGGATAAAAAGGGTCGAATTCTGGGCAGAGACCCCTGATTTCTGGGCAGTGAGGAACGATGGAACGTCCATCGTGATACTTGAAGAAGCGATATCCATGATGCCGGAAGGATGCACGCTCCATGCACCGATACTGGATTTGAACGCGGCGTCATATAATGACCTGGTGTACGAGGCCACGATAAAGGAAACATTGTGGTCGCTTGAGCTTGCCAGCAGGCTCGGGGCGAGGCTGGTCACGATCCATCCCGGCAAGAGGACCGTTCATCGCACTCCCACAAATGAAGACTGGGACAAGTTCTTGAAATACCTGGTGACAGCCGGGAAAAGGGCAGATTCACTTGATCTGGATCTTTCGCTGGAGAACAGCATGCCGGGCATATCGAGCATGTGTTCCACCCCCGACGAAATGAAAGAGGTTCTGGACGATTTTCCGGGGCTTTCTTTTACTCTGGATATAACCCATGCTTTCATCCAATCCTCCAATACCGCCCTATCCTTCATTGAAGAACTGGGCGATAGAATAATCAATGTGCATATAGGGGGGCCGCATGATGGAAAGCCGCATTACCCTTCCCACATGGTAAAAGGACTGGACAAGGTCCTGAGTGCGCTTCGAGATACGGGTTATAATGGAGACCTTACGATGGAGATCGATGATAAAGTATATTCAAAACCCCTTTCAAGGGAGGACAAGATAATGGAACTGATAAAAGAAAGGGAACATCTGGAATTGATTTTCGGAGGGTAG